The Leifsonia sp. ZF2019 DNA segment CTGCGAGCGGTCAACCGGAAAGGCAACCGCGCATGGTGACCCTCACCGCCCCGAGTCGGCACGAGACCGGGAGGGCGGGCTCGCTCGAACCGCGACGGACGCCGTTCGCCTGGTCGAAGATCCCCGTCACGGCCGTTCTCGTGATCGCGGCGATCTACTTCCTGATCCCTGTCGTCTGGGTCCTGATCTCCTCGACCAAGAGCGCCGGCGACCTGTTCGGGACGCCCGGGCTGTGGTTCTCGTCGCACCCGCAGCTGCTCGAGAACATCCAGCGGCTGTTCACCCAGGACGCGGGCTCGTACGGCATCTGGCTGCTCAACAGCATCCTGTATGCGGGTGTCGGCGCCTTCGTCGCGATGGTCATGTCGGCGGGTGCGGGGTACGCCATCGCGAAGTACAGCTTCCGTGGCAAGGAGTTCCTGTTCGCGCTCGTGCTCGGCGGCGTGCTCGTGCCGGCGACGGTCATCGCGCTGCCGCTGTACTTCCTCCTCAACTCGGTGGGCTTGACCGGGACCTACTGGAGCGTGCTGCTGCCCGGCATGGTGAGCCCGTTCGGCGTGTATCTGGCGCGCATCTACGCCACCGCGTCCGTACCGGATGAGATCATCGAGGCCGCCCGGTTGGACGGGGCCGGAGATCTGCGCATCTTCGCGACCATCGCGACCAGGATGATGGGGCCGGCGCTCGTCACGATCTTCCTGTTCCAGTTCGTCGGCATCTGGAACAACTACCTCCTG contains these protein-coding regions:
- a CDS encoding carbohydrate ABC transporter permease is translated as MVTLTAPSRHETGRAGSLEPRRTPFAWSKIPVTAVLVIAAIYFLIPVVWVLISSTKSAGDLFGTPGLWFSSHPQLLENIQRLFTQDAGSYGIWLLNSILYAGVGAFVAMVMSAGAGYAIAKYSFRGKEFLFALVLGGVLVPATVIALPLYFLLNSVGLTGTYWSVLLPGMVSPFGVYLARIYATASVPDEIIEAARLDGAGDLRIFATIATRMMGPALVTIFLFQFVGIWNNYLLPLVMLSDTNTFPVTLGLTLWNSQTQRDPAFYQLVVTGSAFSAVILVAVMVSLQRFWRAGLTAGATKG